Proteins from a genomic interval of Rhizobium etli CFN 42:
- a CDS encoding aspartate aminotransferase family protein, whose translation MTILLNSVESRDAAFVLHPYTNASQHLKDGPLVITRGEGIHIVDSEGNKYIEGLGGLFCASLGFSEQRLVDAATRQMKELPFYHSFGGKTHETAVELAERLIQLSPVAMSKVFFANSGSEANDTAMKLVWYYHNAIGMPEKKKIISRMRAYHGVTIASASLTGLPNNHRDFDLPIDRVLHTDCPEFYRYGRPGETEEEFATRCANSLEQMILAEGPETIGAFFAEPLMASGGCIVPPPTYYEKIQAILKKYDVLLIADEVICGFGRLGTMFGSESFGLQPDMIVMAKQLSAAYQPISALMINEKIHSAVVAESEKIGTFGHGFTYSGHPVATAVALETLKIYEERDIVGHVRNIAPVFQRRLNELGDHPLVGNARGRGLIGTLELVRNKETKEPFKPTDGIAIHAGKQAQVHGVITRALGDNFSFCPPLIITEAEIHELFDRSTRALDDTYTWARATGLY comes from the coding sequence GTGACCATCCTTCTCAACTCCGTCGAATCCCGCGACGCTGCGTTTGTTCTTCATCCCTATACCAACGCTTCTCAGCATCTGAAGGACGGCCCGCTGGTGATCACCAGGGGCGAGGGGATCCATATCGTCGACAGCGAAGGCAACAAATACATCGAAGGTCTTGGCGGACTGTTCTGCGCGTCGCTGGGCTTCAGCGAACAACGTCTGGTAGACGCGGCGACCCGCCAGATGAAGGAATTGCCGTTCTATCACAGCTTCGGCGGCAAAACGCATGAGACGGCGGTCGAGCTTGCCGAACGGCTCATTCAGCTTTCACCGGTCGCGATGTCGAAAGTGTTCTTCGCCAATTCCGGTTCCGAGGCCAACGACACGGCCATGAAGCTTGTCTGGTACTATCACAATGCCATCGGCATGCCGGAAAAGAAGAAGATCATCTCGCGCATGCGGGCTTACCACGGCGTGACCATTGCTTCGGCCAGCCTCACCGGGTTGCCGAACAATCACCGCGATTTCGATCTGCCGATTGATCGGGTGCTGCATACCGATTGCCCGGAATTTTATCGCTATGGCCGCCCGGGCGAAACGGAGGAAGAATTCGCGACGCGCTGTGCCAACTCGCTTGAACAGATGATCCTTGCCGAGGGGCCGGAAACCATCGGCGCATTCTTCGCCGAGCCCTTGATGGCATCCGGCGGCTGCATCGTTCCGCCGCCGACCTATTACGAGAAGATCCAGGCGATCCTCAAGAAATACGACGTGCTGCTGATCGCCGACGAAGTCATCTGCGGCTTTGGCAGGCTCGGTACAATGTTCGGTTCGGAAAGCTTCGGGCTTCAGCCGGATATGATCGTCATGGCAAAGCAGCTTTCCGCGGCCTACCAGCCGATCTCCGCCCTGATGATCAATGAAAAGATCCATTCCGCTGTCGTTGCCGAGAGCGAGAAAATCGGAACATTCGGACATGGTTTCACCTATAGCGGCCATCCGGTCGCGACGGCCGTCGCCCTGGAAACCCTGAAAATCTACGAGGAACGTGACATCGTTGGCCACGTCCGCAACATCGCCCCGGTGTTCCAGCGGCGGTTGAACGAGCTTGGCGACCATCCGCTCGTCGGCAACGCCCGCGGTCGTGGGCTCATCGGCACCCTTGAACTGGTTCGCAACAAGGAAACGAAAGAGCCGTTCAAGCCGACGGACGGCATTGCCATTCACGCAGGCAAGCAGGCCCAGGTCCATGGCGTCATCACGCGCGCCCTTGGCGACAACTTCTCGTTTTGCCCGCCGCTTATCATCACCGAGGCTGAGATCCACGAATTGTTCGATCGCTCCACGCGCGCATTGGATGATACCTATACATGGGCGAGGGCAACCGGCCTCTATTGA
- the ggt gene encoding gamma-glutamyltransferase yields the protein MRNFELPGRSMAVGRNGMAATSHPMATLTAIEILKAGGKAIDAAVGACAVQCVVEAGSTGIGGDCFALLASNGNDDVVAYNGSGRTPAAAHFAWFQENGITSIERSSPHAVTVPGAVDAWTRLVADHGRMPLSEILAPAIALARDGYAITPRVAADISNQRDLLLRDPSTRRLFLIDDQAPLVGSVQHQPELAQTLETIATWGREGFYRGPVAADMVTRLNSLGGLHTVEDFALAAGEYVKPVSATYRGWTVHECPPNGQGIVALMILKILERFERKGDPLGVDNLHIEVEATRLAYAARDRWVADMAASDVPVDFLLSDELADSLAARIDLNTIADAGAVVDGVEHADTVYISVVDKDRNVASFINSIFHSYGSGVMAPNSGVLFHNRGQSFSLKQGHPNAIGPRKRPMHTIIPGLVTRNGKSVLSFGVMGGHYQAMGHAHFLSKLFDFNLDIQSAIDLPRLFPLPGTTSIETEALLRSSIGRDLEARGFKVVAPNWAIGGAQAIWIDDQNNTLLGASDHRKDGCALGY from the coding sequence ATGCGAAATTTCGAATTGCCGGGAAGATCGATGGCCGTCGGCCGCAATGGCATGGCCGCCACATCGCACCCGATGGCGACTTTGACAGCGATCGAGATCCTGAAAGCCGGCGGCAAGGCCATCGACGCCGCCGTCGGCGCCTGTGCCGTCCAATGTGTCGTGGAGGCCGGATCCACCGGGATAGGCGGCGATTGCTTTGCGCTGCTGGCGTCGAATGGAAATGATGATGTCGTTGCCTATAACGGCTCGGGACGCACGCCGGCGGCGGCGCATTTTGCCTGGTTTCAGGAAAACGGCATCACTTCGATCGAGCGATCATCGCCGCATGCGGTGACCGTTCCTGGGGCGGTGGACGCCTGGACCCGCCTCGTTGCCGATCACGGCAGGATGCCGCTGTCGGAAATTCTTGCGCCGGCAATTGCACTGGCGCGCGATGGTTATGCGATCACGCCACGGGTTGCCGCCGACATTTCGAACCAACGTGACTTGCTGCTGCGCGATCCATCGACCCGTCGCCTTTTCCTGATCGATGATCAGGCTCCGTTGGTCGGATCGGTTCAACATCAGCCGGAACTGGCGCAGACGCTGGAAACGATCGCAACGTGGGGCCGTGAGGGCTTCTATCGCGGTCCGGTGGCAGCCGACATGGTGACCCGGCTGAATTCCCTTGGCGGCCTCCATACAGTTGAGGATTTTGCGTTAGCTGCCGGCGAATATGTGAAGCCGGTCAGCGCGACATACCGCGGATGGACGGTGCATGAGTGTCCGCCGAACGGGCAGGGCATCGTCGCTCTGATGATCCTGAAGATCCTGGAGCGTTTCGAACGCAAAGGCGACCCGCTTGGTGTGGACAATCTGCACATCGAAGTCGAGGCCACGCGGCTCGCTTATGCGGCTCGTGATCGATGGGTGGCCGACATGGCCGCCTCAGACGTTCCGGTCGACTTCCTGTTGTCCGATGAACTCGCCGACAGCCTTGCCGCCAGGATCGACCTGAACACCATCGCCGATGCCGGGGCCGTTGTCGACGGCGTCGAGCATGCCGACACCGTCTACATTTCGGTTGTCGACAAGGACCGAAATGTCGCCAGCTTCATCAACTCGATCTTCCATTCCTACGGAAGCGGAGTGATGGCACCGAATTCCGGCGTCTTGTTCCACAATCGCGGACAAAGCTTCAGTTTGAAGCAGGGGCATCCGAACGCGATCGGGCCGCGCAAGAGGCCCATGCACACGATCATCCCGGGTCTGGTCACCCGCAACGGCAAAAGCGTTTTGTCGTTCGGCGTGATGGGTGGGCACTATCAGGCGATGGGCCATGCCCACTTCCTCTCCAAGCTGTTCGATTTCAATCTGGACATACAAAGTGCGATTGATCTGCCTCGGCTCTTTCCGCTGCCCGGCACCACGTCAATCGAAACCGAAGCGCTTCTGCGAAGCTCGATCGGGCGTGATCTCGAAGCTCGCGGCTTCAAGGTCGTCGCACCGAATTGGGCGATCGGCGGCGCCCAGGCGATCTGGATAGACGATCAAAACAACACGCTGCTGGGCGCCTCCGATCATCGAAAAGATGGTTGCGCGCTCGGTTACTAG
- a CDS encoding NAD-dependent succinate-semialdehyde dehydrogenase produces the protein MSAYPNTQLYINGRWREGSNEDLSIVNPASGDVIGRVSNAGVADLDEALSAAAAGFEQWRRISAFERAKLMHAAAEILRQRNAAIARIMTLEQGKPLAESKAEATGAADIIDWFAEEGRRAYGRLIPPRAANVRQMVIKEPVGPVAAFSPWNFPLNQAVRKVSAAVAAGCSIILKGPEETPASCAELVRAFAEAGLPAGVLNLVFGMPADISNHLIPHPVIRKISFTGSTVVGKQLASLAGAHMKRVTMELGGHAPAIVFDDADIDLAVRLLAAAKFRNAGQVCVAPTRFLIQEPVFDKFLDGLVKAAEAIKVGDGLIDGVTMGPLANARRVGAMEALTADAVMHGAKIATGGKRIGNLGNFFQPTVLTEVPQHARVLSEEPFGPLAIVSAFSDYNSAIAEANRLPYGLAAYAYTTSAKTSVALARDIESGMLSVNHHGLALPELPFGGIKDSGYGSEGGSEAMESYLNTKLVTEAA, from the coding sequence ATGTCGGCATATCCGAATACCCAACTTTATATCAATGGCCGATGGAGGGAAGGTTCGAACGAGGATCTAAGCATCGTCAATCCGGCCTCGGGCGATGTCATCGGCCGTGTTTCCAATGCCGGCGTTGCTGATCTCGACGAAGCGCTTTCGGCTGCCGCTGCCGGGTTTGAGCAGTGGCGGCGCATAAGTGCGTTCGAGCGAGCAAAGCTGATGCATGCGGCGGCGGAGATCCTGCGGCAGCGCAATGCGGCGATCGCTCGAATAATGACATTGGAACAAGGCAAACCGCTCGCCGAGTCCAAGGCAGAGGCAACCGGGGCTGCCGACATCATAGACTGGTTTGCCGAGGAAGGCCGCCGTGCCTACGGCCGGCTCATCCCACCACGAGCGGCCAATGTCAGGCAGATGGTGATCAAGGAGCCTGTTGGCCCGGTGGCGGCCTTCAGCCCCTGGAACTTTCCGCTGAACCAGGCCGTCCGGAAAGTTTCGGCCGCCGTTGCGGCCGGCTGCTCGATCATATTGAAGGGGCCGGAGGAAACGCCGGCAAGCTGTGCTGAACTGGTTCGCGCCTTTGCCGAGGCGGGTCTGCCGGCGGGCGTCCTCAATCTCGTTTTCGGGATGCCGGCCGATATTTCCAATCACCTGATCCCGCACCCCGTTATCCGGAAAATTTCCTTCACCGGATCGACCGTCGTCGGAAAGCAACTGGCCTCGCTGGCCGGCGCCCACATGAAGCGGGTGACCATGGAACTCGGAGGCCATGCGCCGGCGATCGTGTTCGATGACGCCGATATCGATCTTGCGGTCAGACTGTTGGCCGCTGCGAAGTTTCGAAATGCCGGGCAGGTCTGCGTGGCGCCGACCCGGTTTCTCATCCAGGAACCCGTCTTCGATAAATTCCTCGATGGCCTGGTAAAGGCGGCCGAGGCGATTAAGGTCGGCGATGGATTAATCGACGGCGTAACCATGGGACCGCTTGCCAACGCGAGGCGGGTAGGGGCCATGGAGGCGCTGACGGCCGACGCGGTGATGCACGGTGCGAAGATTGCGACCGGCGGCAAACGGATCGGCAATCTCGGCAACTTCTTCCAGCCGACGGTTCTCACCGAGGTACCACAGCATGCCCGCGTGCTCAGCGAAGAACCATTCGGCCCCTTGGCGATAGTGAGTGCATTTTCCGACTACAATTCTGCCATTGCGGAAGCCAACCGCCTGCCATACGGCCTGGCGGCCTATGCCTATACGACCTCCGCAAAGACCAGCGTAGCGCTTGCCCGCGACATCGAGAGCGGCATGTTGTCCGTCAATCATCATGGGCTGGCGCTGCCGGAATTGCCTTTCGGAGGCATAAAAGACTCCGGCTACGGTTCGGAAGGCGGCTCTGAAGCAATGGAGAGTTACCTCAATACGAAGCTCGTCACCGAGGCGGCTTGA